ACGAACACAATCTTACCTGCGCCAGCAGCAGGAGGATCAGACAGATCCGCGTCCCGCGGAAAAGAAAAATTCTTTGCAATGCGATCGTACCAAAATTCTTCATCAGGATTTTTCTTGATGGTACCCATCCTTCCCCCTTCTCTTTTATAAGCAGCAACATACAGTGAAACAACTGCAGGGAAAAGCAGACaggctcaaaaaaaaaaaaaaaaaccttaaaccgTACCATGGCCCCCCTCGGTGTATACATGCTTGTCGTCCCGATCCATCTTCCAGTTTAAACTCATTCCAGCTCCAACAAGGGCTTTCTCTGGTAAAGCAATATTAGGTATCtccttcagatcctggtaccaAGTTTCCTCAGAAGGGGTTTGGAGTGTTTCAATAGGAACATCCTCTTTTCCCCTCAACACCATCCTCATCGGAATCACTCCGGCCTTGATGAAGAAAAATTTCTGTTTCCAATCGTGGAAGGATTTCGGAGGATTGAGCAAAATCTTCTTTGCAGTAGCTCTCTGAACGAAAGAGTAAAACCCCTGGGTACAGTGCATTTGGTGAAAAACCCTAAATCGAGGAACGGTCGGCTCAATATTCATAGTCCGACACACGAACTCAAAATGTCGAACCCTGACCATACCAATAGGATGCAGTTGGGAAAGATGAATGTTATAAAATGTAAGGATGTCAAGAAGAAACGTCGTTGCAGGAAAACGAAAGTTGCCATCACAGAAGAAATCCCAGAAAAGGGTGATATACCCAGACGGAGCATCTGCCGCCGTCTGCCCTTCTTCAGGGTACAGAGCACCCCAACTTTCCGGAAGCTTAAGATTTCGCATCAAACCGTCAAAAGACCCCCTCGGCCACTTCAATGGTGGAAGATCAGAAGACATCTCTTCAGCAAGACTTTCTTGATTTTCTCCGGTCGAcataaaaagaagaatgatggGTTTCTCAAGAAAAGAAAGGAAGGAGAAAAGTTTCAACAGAATAATGATGGCATTTGGAGGTTACCCAAACgttatatactcatcgcaataaataAGCATCGGGAACCGTCACAGCAATTTTTTCGGTATCACAGTCCCTCAACAAAGCAGAAAAAGTACACACTCGTCTGCACACGCGCGTGAAAGGCACGAAAAGCAGCATATACCTGACAGTGTCAGCCTGACCTACAGTCTTAGCTGTACCATCCTATAACGACAAAAGATttccaaaatccccaaaacaaAATGGAGTCTTCTCATAGAAGATTTCTCATTTTTTCAAGCTCAAAAACCATCTCTCtcctaagtccagtgctccacttatttgcataagtacaacactagactggggggacttgaaggggtaaggtcccaaaaatccCACAAAAGGATATGGGACCATACCACCAAACCGACCTTTCAAACTTTCTAACCTTGCGCAGCCGCGCATTAGTCTtgcagaaggaagaaagaaacaatagtcgcgcgcccaaagggaaACCTGAAACCTTGCGCCATCTTCCATTTAGCAAGGGTCAAAACCCTGAAACCAAAACGTCCACccaaatatccagacttggatattattttacccagacttgggatctaTCCAACCGTGTGCACACTATAAAGtgccacaccagattacagcagtaatcttctagaagaaatatgatcgtgcaccacccagacggttgtaaccgtctggacacgtgtcatcatcacaaACATTCCTGAAATCACCACGATAGCATGTAAATTGGAGAACGATCTCCACtcaaaccactttccacgtggcaattccccaaccgtagatcaagtcgtgatccgtgtgcactcacgtcggatcaaagcaacttaacaaaaagtaaaaagacttaacggaaggaaagataaccgctacggtgttagcatcttccgttatcttttcaataacagattttccctccaaaactctcggttataaataggagaactctTCAGGTATGAACTCAGATCCAATCTCACTACTCAATTACCTTATCTTCTCcatacaaatacttattctcacaccggagtcgggtcaaggagagaaccctcttctccccttgacgaggctaacggtgttctgttttgcagaatAGCCGGAGAAGAAGTCCGATCACCACTGAACcaattgagagagaactaaccttttatgcggattcaaaccccctggtcCAACTGATTCCGATCTGttgaaccagtgtttcttcattggcgcccaccgttttctcagtttttctagttCCTATCTCGTTTCGGTTCAGTTCatctcatttttctgtttttacatatggcagaaaattcatcttCTCACCGACGATCCGGTCCTCGACCAAATGTCGGAAACAATCTACCAGTCGAAGGGATGGTGGAAGAGGCCTCAGACCATAATGAGGTTCAATCTAATGGAGCAAATAACCCTGTTACTCCAGGGATATTTCCCATAAATCCCGCCCAATCAATTCTACCACCGGGGGAAACTCCGATATCATGGTATGTCCGGTCACAAGGAGCATTAAATGCAGTGTATACACAATTGTGTGCTCAAACTGCTCCCGTAACACAATCACGAAGGCCGGGATCTAGAGCTCATGCTTCTCAACGAGAAGAATCAACGAATGATGGAACGAACAGCTATCAGAGACAACACCATGAGTCACAGCCTCGTCAAAGGCAATCAGTTCATGATAGGTTGGGCTCCCCTTGGGATGCCCACACCGATGAATCTGACCAAACATATCGTTTGAGCGCAAACACCAGCGTATTCAACAGGCTGCACCCAAACTCTAACAAATCCAGGCCTCGAGCGGTGTACAACCCTGAGGCGGAACATAATTACGACTTAGTTTACCGCCCTGCAGAACCAGCGGAAAACTCGTAGTTTATACTGTAAATAGCTCTGGCTCCGTTAGAAAGGGCAAAATTACCATCTAACGTCGGCAAATCCAATGGGTTAACTGATCCCGACGATCATTTGAGGGTCTTCACCAGCGCAGGATTGGTCGGCGGTTGGACTCTTCCGCTttggtgtcatttgtttgttcaaaCATTAACGGGGCCAGCGCGAATCTGGTTTGATAATCTCCCAACAGGGCAAATCGAGTCATGGAAAGATCTGCGCCAAAAATTCTTAACACACTTCAGTCAGCAAAGGCGCTCCATGCGGGATACATCTGATGTCATGAACATATGGCGTCGAGATGATGAGAATTTGGAAGATTTTATAACCAGGTATAATAAGGAAGTATTGGAGATCGGTGGTGTCCACGAACAGCTAATCCGCGCTCAGTTTAAGTACGCGGTTAGATGTGACGATATGGTCAAAGTGCTGTCCGGAACAGAAGGCCTCCCCAAGAGTTGGGAAAAGATAATGGCGGCGGCCAAGGTTTACGCACAAACAGAGAAAAACCTTACTACAAacagaccaccaccaccacacagcAGGCCCACAGATTTAAGTGCAACAGGCGAACGAAGATTCAAGAAATCATGGCGCGAGTCATCTGGAAGCCGCTCCTCTGAAGATGCTTGCGCAACAATTAACAAACTCTCTGCTCAGAGAGATAACAAGCATGAAAACAGGGAGAGGCAGTGGACCCCACTGACAAAGACTCCGGCGGAAGTCCTGAGTACCGAGGATTATCAGTTTAAACCACCAATCCCGATGAAGAGTAAACGTGGTCAGGACCTAGCGCAGTATTGCGAATATCATAAGGATACGGGACACACCACAAACAATTGCATTTCCTTGCGCACCGAGATAGAGAAAGCCCTCAAAAATGGGGAGTTCACGCATCTACTCCAGAATATGCGCAAAGAGATAAAGCAAATCACCCGGGGAGAAGAAACCTCCAACAAACGAGCCAAGACCTAAGAGACTCTACAGAATTCCCCGCAGGAAAAAACGTCAAAGATGGCAAAACTAAGTTAAGTTCCATCTAATTATTAAGACTTTGTAATGCCTCTGCGCGTTATCCATGAATAAAAATTACAAAGTTTCTATCATTTGTATTTACAaaatgcatgcaatttctttttagtaagctcgaaaacattatggtagtataaaatAAGCTCCATTCGCGGTCGGTGATTACTTCACAAACGACTATAAACTCCACGCATGAGCTTCATACCAACTTCATTCGCCTTACTTAAGTGAAagcaattgtactcatgcaaaaaATTGTGAAGGCATTCAAACAAATAGAAACATATTACTTTCAGCGTACAAATACGCCCTAACAAGATTCAAACACGGCAGTGTTTCGAATTTTTACGCAAACAGCGCAACAAAACAAGGACATACATCCCACAGAAAAAAAGAGGGGAAAAACACAAATTGTTCAGAAACAAATTTCACCCTACTCTAAAACTTCTTCCTCATCAGGAAAGATTTCTTTAAGCTGCGTTACCGGATCGTCCGACTGCAGCGCTACATCTATCAATACCATAACTGGGAGTTGTAAGTTATTAAACTCCGCCTTCATAGAAGCAAGCGCGGCCGCAGTATCTACACCAAAAGTAGCAGACTTGCTGTCATCCCAAGTAACCTTCAGCGCACTCGTTACATGATGAGAGCATTCTGCATAACCTTGCGCATAACCATCCCGCTGTGCAGCAACCACTAAATCCGCAACAGTCTTATCCAGCTCTTTAGAGTTTAACACAGATTCAGCAACCTATGAAACCAATCAGTAGCAAttaacacacaaaaaaaaaaaaaaaatcagcgcAAGTGCATATATAAGGTAGGAAGCTTACACAGGCAATCCCACGATCTTTCAACCAGGTCATGTCATTCCTTAAAGGCTCAAGCTCGCTCTCTGCTGAAACCCGCGCCGTCTCGGAATTTTCCAATTTCTCTTCGGTCACAGTCAAGCGGCGGGAAGACTCAGCATGTTCAGAACGCGCAAGATCCAGGTCTTTTTTCAGTTGTTCCTGGTCAGAAACCAAAGCAGTAAGTTCCTCTAGTTCCTTATTCCTAATGGCAAGAGTACTTGAAGCTTGTACCTCCCGTTGCTCGCTACGTTCCCTATGAGCACGAGCTTCTGCCAACAAAGCTTCCAAATCAGCTTTCTCCTTCTTCAATCTCTCAACCTCCGCATCTTGATTcttcagcttttcaacatcagcttTGAGGTTATTTATAATAATACGGAGATTTGCCTTCTCTGCATTATCCTTTTCACAAATCTTCCGCCAGTTTTTTCGTTCTTCAGAAAGAAgagcagcttcagcttcagccttTCTTTTCCAACCAGCAACAGACCACTCCTCAGTCTTCCGCTCAGCTTCAAACTTGGCTTGATCATCTTTTAGTTTCGCCATCAATTGCGCCAAGTGTCTCTCATCACTGGAGAATTTCTTCTGAGCTGCCGCAAAAGATTTTTGCTCCTTATGCATATTATACCACTCTCGAACAATACGATGGGTGGTAGAAACATGAGCGGCGGTCTCAGCAACGTAAGACTGATAGGCCTGATCGCAAGATTGGCTTTCTTGAAACTTGACCTCCCCAGGCGGAAGTATCCCCTGCAGCCAATCTTGGCACACATGCAAGTCCGCAAAATTATCCCCTTTCTTCAAGTTCCAGACAGGAGCGTGAAGGTCACCAGCATCTTTCTCCGAATAACTCCGATAGTAATAATCTCCCAAAGTTTCATCTGGATGGATAGGAGATTGCTTACTAGCACCAGCTGATGAGTCTTGTTCTTCAACAGTCATCCTCTCAACATGCTCCGGCATAGAGATAAAGCAAATCACCCGGGGAGAAGAAACCTCCAACAAACGAGCCAAGACCTAAGAGACTCTACAGAATTCCCCGCAGGAAAAAACGTCAAAGATGGCAAAACTAAGTTAAGTTCCATCTAATTATTAAGACTTTGTAATGCCTCTGCGCGTTATCCATGAATAAAAATTACAAAGTTTCTATCATTTGTATTTACAaaatgcatgcaatttctttttagtaagctcgaaaacattatggtagtataaaatAAGCTCCATTCGCGGTCGGTGATTACTTCACAAACGACCATAAACTCCACGCATGAGCTTCATACCAACTTCATTCGCCTTACTTAAGTGAAagcaattgtactcatgcaaaaaATTGTAAAGGCATTCAAACAAATAGAAACATATTACTTTTAGCGTACAAATACGCCCTAACAAGATTCAAACACGGCAGTGTTTCGAATTTTTACGCAAACAGCGCAACAAAACAAGGACATACATCCCACAGAAAAAAAGAGGGGAAAAACACAAATTGTTCAGAAACAAATTTCACCCTACTCTAAAACTTCTTCCTCATCAGGAAAGATTTCTTTAAGCTGCGTTACCGGATCGTCCGACTGCAGCGCTACATCTATCAATTCCATAACTGGGAGTTGTAAGTTATTAAACTCCGCCTTCATAGAAGCAAGCGCGGCCGCAGTATCTACACCAAAAGTAGCAGACTTGCTGTCATCCCAAGTAACCTTCAGCGCACTCGTTACATGATGAgagtgtaggaccggtttttcgaccgttcaattgcgtaacgaacgtttcacgtgcggaatccgtgaacgaacgtgaccgaacacacgataacgtactactaacgagaATCTATTACAAGAATTGAcatgtacggtacaagaatctcgtttacaatcactttctctctctactttctctctctagaaagtcttctcctccaagtctTCTTCAAAGTCTAACTCCAAATCTCTAAAAACTATGACataactcctatttatatggtcaaggcaactaaatgaaagtttacactaattacaagtttgccaccttgccatttctaactaaatacgACAATACGCGcatgattccttccggcttttcactacaactcggattgacgaaggcgatagacatgaaatgcatcaacaatctcccccttggatattgccgtagtcaattcGTAGTGAAAATCATAGCGACTTGACTTTCTATTTGagagactcgaacgaagatgtagtcgacagacaactgcactaacaaactcccccttggatgttgacggaatctttagtgagagtcttcaaatactcttgctcgaacagaatcccagaGGATCTGTATTTTCTTtagaatcttcaggctccccctttcgtcaagcttccgtgcttttgggatcaacacctggctttccagatacaagctcctttagcgttgagctcgtcttcagactccccctcagaatcagatgtcgggatcgtagtctggcttttcgtATCAACAAATTctgaaacctacacatctcaaactctctattacaaaccaataaagttgtgattcgacttaatgaatcaactaaacgtTTGAGAATTATTTTCATTTAAAACTTATCACAAATTTTacacattccaatttctgattcaaattaatgaatcatcttaaacatttcaaatcagttaaccaacctgtctgttcatcatgtttagcctttgagattttgaatgtcagcttttcatcttcagttgtcgaaaatctttttggatttttcaaaataagaaacataaatgcaaagacagaaattaaatgcggaaatgaaatatgtacaaacatatttttgtgagtttgtgtaagaggatcatatcagtttttgagacacatcacaagcaccgttaagcttttagacattttaagttctaaacaattcacgttgattgacgatattgttgtccacttaagctcaatctaaaaactttcgaaatgcttaccgatacgttaaggtatattaattatgcactaagttcttatggaccccacgatctcagcatatcccctcatcatgcaatacactaactcaagtaatgcctttaaactttcatcaactgtgatttgtgcgaaaacaaagcagaatgtttaaacattaacaatcaggtcgatacttccgtatacgcagagaaagtccaatgtttaaacaaaataagaaaataaaataagttgaagttgtttaggctttaaccaccaggtcgatactcccgtatacgcagaggaggtccaaagcttaaacgaaacaccaaagaaaataaagcagaacgtttaggcaacaacatccaggtcgatactcacgtatacgcagaggatgtccgatgcttaaacaaaataaagaaatcaaacaagtttaaatctttgcaaaatgaaatgcacaatcacagcgatttttcagcaaagtagtgaaagttcacaaacttaaccagttttatgtctttcgacaatcagcgattactgagcaggcacacagtcaagaaggacaaaaactaagtactatgctttcaaccatgtttcccactagaactaggctttttcatttatatttgtatcgttatcgcaaatctactagtctagctgagcctatcgtcacatctttagtgagatcgtttatcacatttgacatttcatttccttagcatgctgtgatagtccactgatttactatcatttcctcttttatcaacaaaactcttttttaaatttttcgatgtttttgactttttcaaattttctaattttttttttttaaatttttctccccctaaaaacaaaatatgtttcaattttgattttctgagaaaatttgaaacaaactgtacaaagttgacaacttgatgagaatcacttcacttctccatccacttggcgtaaacaatcagaactccccctcacaacaaactattttcccattgtgatttcaaaacacttaagtttgttttaatcaaaatggtttttccggaaaattagttttgtgtgacagTTCATAAAcacggggtttcatcacattgttcttcaAATTACTACTTGTagaaaagatgaatcaagtacaacttaatgtccctgatttatcttttgaagacgaaaaatcaccagagtgaaatttctcaagaaatgtgccgattcatgttccacgcttaccaatctgggaactccggcaagtcaggattttaagcaacgaatgtaggcacccaagcctgaccagccttgggtgtatttgagttattttcactcggggtttgaacattcctttttgtttcataaaattctttaacccctttaacctttccctcaaccatctttccaaaaatatttttcacttttccattaaaagccttttcgacatcaaattctttcttttcagaatagaatttattcgaaattttcactttaccatctttttgtttaaaattttcagttcgcaatggtggaaagtttgtgtcatccattggcggaactgaattttcacttttgagctcaacttgtggctcctctgattttgacgaatcagaatcatcgcctgaaggtggcttgtctgacttcggcacgtcagattcatcgccgaccttttccttcttcttttcctctttcgtcctcagatttgcatctgacgaattcggtttacttgacttcgttgtcgagtgaatcgattcatcagcactcttattcgatctgtcgggtgaacccgaggacaaaatcttctcgagatactctcgtgctttcttcctcttcttcctcagtttgtctttctgcccttgagaaagcttcactttcgtttcttgaactttaggttcttggaccttctgttctttgacattctgttctgaaactttcagtttcttgggcttgacagtgactggtttctttgccaatttctgagaattaaccctcaatatttcacttgatttccttgggcaatctctggcaatgtgtccttggatttggcaattatagcatcttcttgtctcaaatctctgtctctggcagttaacagcaatgtgtccttgatatccacatttgtagcacattctgttatcgtaccaatcaccattttcataccaaacgcttagatcaaagcattgtctagcgtggtgatactccttcctcctcttgattgttggatttggcttttgagcactgtggtctgacctgcaccacttattaccaacaatttttgaattttcgtttttcaatttttgtacttttttattgcgattggatgattgatctgatgagcttttatttttgttttgaacaattttcaaatttttacctttttgtttttgttctacactcttcttaacaggttcctgctttgagcattcacctatttcagtagattgcaaaacagtatttttgaatttttcttttaattctaaaaacaatttttgtttttcaatttttgtatttacatcatcagatttctcatcacaatcttcaactttgacattgtcaaagtttgtgacatcgtcacttattggaatagaattgattggttttggacagggaaacttcaaactatctgatgaagtcacaaaacctatcaatttcttctcaagttcatcaatcttgcttctggaattttcagcttctttttcaagctgagatattctaccaagatgagacttgatcacattttcattctcattcttcaaattttcaagaacagatttttcaatttccaaaatttttaactgttcttggaattttgattcgtttgctttcaaattcttgttttccaacttaatccagaaatcttcatcttctgatgatttctgtttgctttcaaagtctttttctttctctttcaaaaccttgttttctgatgtcaaactgtttaaattacccaacagtttgtcattttcaactttcagtttctcacaaatttcctgaatcataagaatctgtttctcatcagcttgcttctcatctgtcaacttcttgatctccaatgccaaaATTTTTGCACCTTTTATGAGTTTGTCATTATcggtcttaaagttgtcacatttgaaacatattgatgcattcttcacagattctccaacttttgaatctttttctttcaaaattttgttttccaatgtcaaactgtccaaattacttaacagtttgacattgtctgattcAAATTTGTCACATCTTGAACACTTCTCGGTCATCTttacatcctcagctttcttctcaaGCTTGAtcgctgaaatttctttaacctgttcCTCTACCTCTCGAACATTTTCATCAGATTTACATTTTGCTTCATCAGTTGCTTCACTTCTAATCTTTTGTAGTTCAAGTTCTCGCTCTTTAATCTTATCGATAAACTCACCCAAACTCACTTCTAAGTATCTCGTCTTCCAATCTGACAGATACATTCTCCATTCATCACCCGGTAAAGCATTTTCCAGTT
Above is a window of Helianthus annuus cultivar XRQ/B chromosome 14, HanXRQr2.0-SUNRISE, whole genome shotgun sequence DNA encoding:
- the LOC110901436 gene encoding uncharacterized protein LOC110901436, whose translation is MRDTSDVMNIWRRDDENLEDFITRYNKEVLEIGGVHEQLIRAQFKYAVRCDDMVKVLSGTEGLPKSWEKIMAAAKVYAQTEKNLTTNRPPPPHSRPTDLSATGERRFKKSWRESSGSRSSEDACATINKLSAQRDNKHENRERQWTPLTKTPAEVLSTEDYQFKPPIPMKSKRGQDLAQYCEYHKDTGHTTNNCISLRTEIEKALKNGEFTHLLQNMRKEIKQITRGEETSNKRAKT